The following are encoded in a window of Caldicellulosiruptor danielii genomic DNA:
- the priA gene encoding replication restart helicase PriA — MIAQVCINYQDANVDKVFDYLVPTHLENSIEIGKRVYVNFGVSNRIVEGLVVGIKQTTDIEENKLKNILAVIDKFSIVSKEQIELALSMKNYYALNLGEALSLVIPPFVSSKQIYNIYVKKHEEDTNLDDDLKKLYESILKKPVSVNSKLVKENKEKIVKLFLKGLFEFDLKNFDTKENSEKNLPLIEPKFNLTEEQHKALNSIISAFDEGGYRNILLFGVTGSGKTEVYIRAIQYAIEKGKSVIFMVPEISLTPQMIENVQNRIGNNVLVYHSKMKSIDRLNSWLAARNKEAVVVIGPRSAVFAPVNNLGLIIVDEEHEPSYKSEKSPRINAVEVAQMRAKINNIPVILGSATPSIEHYFYAKKGRYLLCTLKNRINKNLPEVLIVDMKKEILEGNKSIFSRLLLNEIEKNLKKGEQVLLFLNRRGYSPIVICRECGYVYMCKNCSISLTYHKEGYLRCHYCGYKEEYRGVCAKCNSRYVRQYGSGTQKIEEEIKMYFKDARVLRMDSDTTSKKDATEQLLKKFREKEADILVGTQMIAKGLHFPDLTLVGVIDADILLNMPDFRSRERTFQLLTQVAGRSGREKPGKVIVQTFNPDDYSIVFASKHDYESFYTQEMKLRKMMEYPPYSYVVNFVTVAREQNIAKRGIEHVYAILKEYENKSDMKVYGPSENPIFKMENQYRYHILVKFKRAGQMISIANLIKERYNYNNASLIIDVNPLDTL, encoded by the coding sequence CGCCAATGTTGATAAGGTGTTTGATTATTTGGTACCAACACATCTTGAAAATAGCATTGAGATAGGGAAAAGAGTGTATGTCAACTTTGGAGTTTCAAACAGAATAGTTGAAGGGCTTGTTGTTGGGATAAAGCAAACTACTGATATAGAGGAAAATAAGCTCAAGAATATTCTTGCTGTAATTGACAAGTTTTCAATTGTTTCAAAGGAACAGATAGAACTTGCTCTTTCAATGAAAAATTACTATGCGTTGAATTTAGGTGAGGCTTTGTCGCTTGTCATACCTCCTTTTGTGAGCAGCAAACAAATATACAATATCTATGTCAAAAAACATGAAGAAGATACGAACTTAGATGATGATTTAAAAAAGTTGTATGAAAGTATTTTGAAAAAACCTGTGAGCGTAAATTCAAAGCTTGTGAAAGAGAACAAAGAAAAAATAGTGAAACTCTTTTTGAAAGGGCTTTTTGAGTTTGATTTAAAGAATTTTGATACAAAAGAAAATAGTGAGAAAAATCTACCGCTGATAGAACCAAAATTTAATTTGACTGAAGAACAGCATAAAGCCTTAAATAGTATAATCTCTGCGTTTGATGAAGGAGGATACAGAAATATTCTCTTATTTGGAGTCACAGGAAGTGGAAAAACAGAGGTTTATATAAGAGCAATACAATATGCAATTGAAAAAGGCAAGAGTGTCATATTTATGGTACCAGAAATCTCACTCACACCACAGATGATAGAAAATGTTCAGAATAGAATAGGCAACAATGTTTTAGTATATCACAGCAAAATGAAGAGTATAGACAGGCTAAATAGCTGGCTTGCTGCCAGAAACAAAGAAGCGGTTGTGGTAATTGGTCCGCGTTCGGCAGTTTTTGCCCCTGTCAACAACCTTGGTCTTATAATTGTGGATGAAGAGCATGAACCAAGCTACAAATCTGAGAAATCGCCACGAATAAATGCTGTTGAGGTTGCCCAGATGAGGGCAAAGATAAACAATATCCCGGTTATATTAGGCTCTGCCACACCTTCTATTGAGCACTATTTTTATGCTAAAAAAGGAAGATACCTTCTTTGTACATTAAAGAACAGAATAAATAAAAACTTGCCAGAAGTTTTGATTGTTGATATGAAAAAAGAAATCTTAGAAGGCAACAAGTCCATTTTTAGTAGGCTTTTGCTAAATGAAATAGAGAAAAATTTGAAAAAAGGTGAGCAGGTTCTTCTTTTTTTAAACAGGAGAGGTTATTCTCCAATTGTTATATGCCGTGAGTGCGGTTATGTTTATATGTGCAAAAATTGCAGTATTTCACTTACATACCACAAAGAAGGGTATTTGAGATGTCACTATTGCGGGTATAAAGAGGAATATAGAGGTGTGTGTGCAAAATGTAACAGCAGGTATGTCAGACAATACGGTAGTGGCACACAAAAGATAGAAGAAGAAATAAAGATGTATTTTAAAGATGCACGGGTTTTGCGTATGGATAGTGATACAACTTCAAAAAAAGATGCAACCGAGCAGCTTCTAAAAAAGTTTAGGGAAAAAGAGGCAGATATTCTTGTGGGAACGCAGATGATTGCAAAAGGTTTACATTTTCCAGACTTGACCTTAGTGGGTGTGATAGATGCAGATATACTTTTGAACATGCCAGATTTCAGGAGCAGAGAAAGAACATTTCAACTGCTTACACAGGTTGCTGGAAGGTCTGGCAGGGAAAAGCCAGGAAAAGTTATAGTTCAGACTTTTAACCCTGATGATTACAGCATTGTGTTTGCTTCAAAGCACGACTATGAAAGCTTTTACACTCAGGAGATGAAACTGAGAAAAATGATGGAATATCCACCGTATTCTTATGTAGTCAACTTTGTTACAGTAGCAAGAGAACAGAATATAGCAAAAAGAGGAATAGAGCACGTATATGCTATTCTTAAAGAGTATGAAAATAAAAGTGACATGAAGGTTTATGGTCCAAGTGAAAATCCTATCTTTAAGATGGAAAACCAGTATAGGTATCACATACTGGTAAAGTTCAAAAGAGCTGGGCAGATGATTAGTATAGCAAATCTAATCAAAGAAAGATATAATTATAATAACGCGTCGCTTATCATCGACGTAAATCCTTTGGACACACTTTAA
- the def gene encoding peptide deformylase, translating into MALRKIRTYEDEVLRKKSKVVEKFDQRLCQLLDDMKDTMYEANGIGLAAPQVGVLKRAVVIDIGEGTIELVNPQIEHSEGSAVDVEGCLSVPNVWGEVERPQKVIVKAQDRFGNEFRLEADGLLARAVCHEIDHLDGILFVDKVIRFVSEEEIEQRRSKGEKMDLE; encoded by the coding sequence ATGGCACTGAGGAAGATAAGAACATATGAAGATGAAGTACTACGCAAAAAATCAAAGGTTGTTGAAAAATTTGACCAGCGACTTTGCCAGCTTCTTGACGATATGAAAGACACCATGTATGAAGCAAACGGCATTGGTCTTGCAGCGCCACAGGTGGGAGTGCTCAAAAGAGCAGTTGTAATTGATATAGGAGAAGGAACAATTGAACTTGTGAATCCACAGATAGAACATAGTGAAGGAAGTGCTGTAGATGTAGAGGGCTGTCTTTCTGTTCCAAATGTGTGGGGTGAGGTTGAAAGACCACAAAAAGTAATCGTAAAAGCTCAGGACAGGTTTGGAAATGAATTTAGGCTTGAAGCAGATGGGCTTTTAGCAAGGGCTGTGTGTCATGAGATAGACCATCTTGATGGGATTTTGTTTGTTGACAAGGTTATACGATTTGTATCTGAAGAAGAGATTGAACAAAGGCGTTCTAAGGGCGAAAAGATGGATTTAGAATAA
- the fmt gene encoding methionyl-tRNA formyltransferase translates to MGTPEFAVDVLQKLIEQQFVNLKLVVTQPDKPVGRKQILTAPAAKEFAQKVGVKVVQPEKLKNNVEFFELLKKISPDTIVVVAYGKILPKEVLEIPKYGCINVHASLLPEYRGAAPIQRVLMDGKEYTGVTIMKMDEGLDTGDILLQKEVKIENDDDILTLSKKLAEVGSQLLIETLKNIESITPVKQDHRRATYAPPIKKEEGKIDWDMSVKEIYNKFRALKIWPGIFTTFKEKLLKIHDMEVAQDNINSNVPNGTVVEIDDSSIIIKVRNGLIKLKLLQLEGGKKIGARDFINGYKIKRGDVLA, encoded by the coding sequence ATGGGAACACCTGAGTTTGCAGTTGATGTTTTACAAAAACTGATTGAGCAGCAGTTCGTAAATTTAAAACTTGTTGTGACCCAACCTGACAAACCTGTTGGACGAAAACAAATATTGACAGCACCAGCTGCCAAGGAGTTTGCTCAAAAAGTTGGGGTAAAAGTTGTTCAACCAGAAAAACTAAAAAATAACGTGGAGTTTTTTGAACTTCTAAAAAAAATAAGCCCTGATACAATCGTGGTTGTTGCATATGGAAAAATTCTTCCCAAAGAAGTGCTTGAGATACCCAAGTACGGCTGCATAAACGTGCATGCTTCGCTTTTGCCTGAGTACAGAGGAGCTGCGCCAATTCAAAGAGTGCTTATGGACGGCAAGGAGTATACAGGTGTTACTATTATGAAAATGGACGAGGGATTAGACACAGGAGATATTCTTCTTCAAAAAGAAGTCAAAATTGAAAATGATGATGACATTTTGACACTTTCAAAAAAGCTTGCAGAAGTGGGTAGCCAGCTTTTAATTGAAACTTTGAAGAATATCGAAAGTATAACTCCTGTAAAACAGGACCACAGAAGAGCAACGTATGCACCGCCTATAAAAAAGGAAGAAGGAAAGATTGACTGGGATATGAGTGTAAAAGAGATTTATAACAAGTTCAGAGCTCTTAAGATATGGCCAGGGATTTTTACAACTTTCAAGGAAAAACTTTTAAAAATTCACGATATGGAAGTTGCCCAAGACAATATCAACAGTAATGTACCAAATGGTACTGTAGTTGAGATAGATGACAGCAGCATTATAATAAAAGTTAGAAATGGATTGATAAAACTTAAACTTCTTCAGCTTGAGGGTGGGAAAAAGATTGGTGCAAGAGACTTTATCAATGGGTATAAAATAAAAAGAGGAGATGTTTTAGCCTAA
- a CDS encoding zinc metallopeptidase — MFYYFDPLYLVFAIPAFLISLIAQMRVQMVFSKYSRARTFSGLTGAEVAKNILWSNGIYDVRVEYVPGLLTDHYDPRFRVLRLSQGVFDSNSVAAVGVAAHEAGHAIQHYQKYPWLALRTAMVPVVNIGSNLAFPLILIGLLLKNGDIFTNLGILLFSLAVVFTLITLPVELNASKRAIEALKVLGVILPDEEIAVKKVLGAAAMTYVAAVSVAILQLLYYLSLVQRRRDD, encoded by the coding sequence ATGTTTTACTATTTTGACCCTTTGTATCTTGTGTTTGCTATTCCTGCATTTTTGATATCTTTAATAGCTCAAATGAGGGTCCAGATGGTTTTTTCAAAGTATTCCAGAGCCAGAACATTTTCAGGACTGACAGGTGCCGAGGTTGCCAAGAATATACTGTGGTCCAATGGTATTTATGATGTCAGAGTAGAGTATGTACCGGGACTTTTGACGGACCATTACGACCCGCGATTTAGAGTGCTCAGATTATCACAGGGTGTTTTTGATTCCAATTCTGTTGCTGCGGTTGGAGTTGCTGCACACGAGGCAGGGCATGCCATTCAGCACTACCAAAAATATCCGTGGCTTGCTCTTAGAACTGCCATGGTGCCTGTTGTGAATATAGGGTCGAATTTGGCTTTTCCGCTCATTTTGATAGGGCTTTTACTGAAGAATGGAGATATATTTACAAATCTTGGAATTTTGCTTTTCAGTTTAGCAGTTGTATTTACCTTAATTACACTGCCTGTTGAGTTAAATGCCAGCAAAAGGGCTATAGAAGCATTGAAAGTATTAGGCGTTATACTTCCTGACGAGGAGATAGCAGTAAAGAAAGTGCTTGGTGCGGCTGCTATGACATATGTTGCAGCAGTATCTGTTGCTATACTTCAGCTTTTATATTATCTCAGTTTAGTTCAACGAAGAAGGGATGATTAA
- the rsmB gene encoding 16S rRNA (cytosine(967)-C(5))-methyltransferase RsmB, with the protein MLLFEVEKKKFSGMDSLMEKFHQKLENEKDRALFVELVHGVLRYKNLIDYYINFVAKKGVKDKKILNILRVATYELLFLEKIPEYATVNEACEIANRISPYLKAFVNAILRNIIRNKNQIEESLERIKDVDYKSYISIKLSYPRFLIDYLEESYGLEKALKILEFLNTKPPQSIKINTKKIDLNTLAQELEKKQFKYEINSHNNEIIHVLKGNIKETELYKEGYFYFQDLASSLVVKLNQEDFKRAKKVIDLCAAPGGKTFNCAEVIDGFVVACDVNERKLNILRENILRLGFDNIIVAKSDAEVFNPDFVEKFDIVIADLPCTGFGAIRKKPDIKWNKSYQDIDNLHELQIRILDNAASYLKRGGLLFYSTCTLGRKENEETVLKFLDKHKDFSLVSQTTIFPDEFKCDGFFISKLRKEGER; encoded by the coding sequence CTGCTACTGTTTGAGGTTGAAAAGAAAAAGTTTTCTGGTATGGACTCTTTGATGGAAAAATTCCATCAAAAATTAGAAAATGAAAAGGACAGGGCTTTGTTTGTTGAGCTGGTCCATGGTGTTTTGAGATACAAAAACCTTATTGATTACTATATTAATTTTGTTGCAAAGAAAGGAGTAAAGGATAAAAAGATATTAAACATTTTAAGAGTTGCAACATACGAACTTCTTTTTCTTGAAAAGATTCCAGAGTATGCAACAGTGAACGAGGCATGTGAGATTGCAAACAGAATAAGCCCATATTTAAAGGCTTTTGTAAATGCAATTTTGAGAAATATAATCAGAAACAAAAACCAAATAGAAGAGTCATTGGAAAGAATTAAGGATGTGGACTATAAAAGTTATATCTCAATAAAGCTTTCTTATCCCAGATTTTTGATAGATTATTTAGAAGAGAGTTATGGACTTGAAAAAGCTTTGAAAATTTTGGAGTTTTTAAATACGAAACCTCCTCAGAGTATAAAGATAAATACTAAAAAAATCGATTTAAATACATTAGCACAGGAGCTTGAAAAAAAACAATTTAAGTATGAGATTAATTCTCACAACAATGAAATAATCCATGTTTTGAAGGGTAACATAAAGGAAACAGAACTTTATAAGGAAGGCTATTTCTATTTTCAGGATTTGGCATCCTCTCTTGTTGTTAAGTTAAACCAAGAAGATTTTAAAAGAGCAAAGAAAGTGATAGACCTTTGTGCCGCACCAGGTGGAAAAACTTTTAACTGCGCAGAGGTTATAGATGGGTTTGTTGTTGCATGTGATGTAAACGAACGCAAGCTTAATATTTTGCGAGAAAACATTTTGCGTCTTGGTTTTGATAATATCATTGTTGCAAAAAGTGACGCTGAGGTTTTCAACCCTGATTTTGTCGAAAAATTTGACATTGTGATTGCCGACCTTCCATGTACTGGTTTTGGTGCAATTAGGAAAAAGCCTGATATCAAATGGAACAAAAGTTATCAGGATATAGACAATCTTCATGAGCTGCAGATAAGAATACTTGATAATGCGGCAAGTTACTTAAAAAGAGGAGGACTTCTTTTTTATTCTACATGTACGCTTGGAAGAAAAGAAAATGAAGAGACAGTTTTAAAGTTTTTAGACAAACACAAAGATTTTTCATTGGTATCCCAAACAACCATTTTTCCTGATGAGTTTAAATGTGATGGATTTTTTATTTCAAAACTGAGAAAAGAGGGCGAAAGATAG
- the rlmN gene encoding 23S rRNA (adenine(2503)-C(2))-methyltransferase RlmN: protein MKRLIKDLTFDELKKWLENIGEKPFRASQIFEWLYKKNATYVMQFTNLPLELREKIGDEFLINSLQILQHQSDGESIKFLFELFDKNGVESVFLPYRYGNAICISTQVGCKMNCRFCASTIGGFVRNLSPGEMVDQIINAENFTGKRITNVVLMGSGEPFDNIENVLKFIEIINSKEGKNIGARHITISTVGIVEGIYRLCDFPKQVNLAISLHAPNNSLRDELVPINKKYPVEDIMKAVDYYIKRTNRRVTFEYALIDGVNDSIECAQELGKMLKGKLVHVNLIPVNPVEEKGFRRPSKEKIKAFFETLKSYQIQVTIRRELGSSISAACGQLRRRYFNISEK from the coding sequence ATGAAAAGGCTTATAAAAGATTTGACGTTTGATGAGCTGAAAAAGTGGCTCGAAAATATTGGTGAAAAACCTTTTAGAGCAAGCCAGATTTTTGAGTGGCTTTACAAGAAAAATGCTACTTATGTAATGCAGTTTACCAATCTACCACTCGAACTTCGAGAAAAGATTGGTGATGAGTTTTTGATAAACTCTTTACAGATTTTACAGCATCAAAGTGATGGGGAGAGTATAAAATTTCTGTTTGAACTTTTCGATAAAAATGGAGTTGAAAGTGTATTTTTGCCTTATCGGTATGGGAATGCAATATGCATCTCAACACAAGTTGGATGCAAAATGAACTGCAGGTTTTGTGCTTCAACAATTGGCGGGTTTGTCAGAAACCTTTCTCCAGGTGAAATGGTTGACCAGATAATCAATGCAGAAAACTTTACTGGCAAAAGAATAACAAATGTTGTTCTGATGGGAAGTGGCGAGCCATTTGACAACATTGAAAATGTGCTTAAATTTATAGAGATAATAAATTCAAAAGAGGGAAAAAACATAGGGGCAAGACATATCACCATCTCCACAGTTGGCATAGTTGAAGGGATTTATAGGCTTTGTGATTTTCCAAAACAGGTAAATCTCGCTATATCTTTGCATGCCCCAAATAATAGCTTGAGAGATGAGCTTGTTCCGATAAACAAAAAATACCCTGTTGAAGATATCATGAAAGCAGTTGATTACTACATTAAAAGAACTAACAGAAGGGTTACTTTTGAGTACGCCCTGATAGATGGGGTAAATGATTCTATTGAATGTGCTCAAGAGCTTGGCAAGATGCTAAAAGGTAAGCTTGTACATGTAAACTTGATTCCTGTAAACCCTGTTGAAGAAAAAGGATTCAGAAGACCTTCAAAAGAAAAAATAAAAGCTTTTTTTGAAACCTTAAAATCATATCAAATTCAAGTTACAATCAGAAGAGAGCTTGGAAGTAGTATATCTGCAGCGTGCGGACAGCTGAGAAGGCGATATTTTAACATTTCAGAAAAGTAG
- a CDS encoding Stp1/IreP family PP2C-type Ser/Thr phosphatase, with product MKCVRYVALTEKGNVRANNEDYYLVYTGEDGLNIFLIADGMGGHSSGEVASSLACQYVLDYILLNQKSLEYSLKQTIEEAYKYANQKIINLQIKNPLLYGMGTTLAGVFCYRDKILISNIGDSRVYIVDNNEIKQITEDHSLVYEMFKDGKITKEEIYTHPKKNIITRAVGIEEDLEVDIYELIREESKHYYFLLCTDGLTNMVFDTYIHKIFEENSFDEIGKRLIEKALEAGGIDNITVVYLLV from the coding sequence ATGAAATGCGTGAGATACGTTGCTCTCACAGAAAAAGGAAATGTAAGAGCAAACAATGAGGATTATTATCTTGTTTACACAGGAGAAGATGGACTAAATATTTTCTTGATAGCTGATGGGATGGGTGGACACAGTTCAGGTGAGGTGGCAAGCAGTCTTGCCTGCCAGTATGTACTTGACTATATTTTACTGAATCAGAAAAGTTTAGAATATTCTTTAAAGCAAACCATAGAAGAAGCTTACAAATACGCAAACCAAAAGATTATAAACCTTCAGATAAAAAATCCCCTTTTGTATGGAATGGGGACCACTTTAGCGGGAGTATTTTGCTACAGGGATAAGATACTTATAAGCAACATTGGTGACTCAAGAGTTTACATTGTAGATAACAATGAAATTAAACAAATTACAGAGGACCATTCTCTGGTTTATGAGATGTTCAAAGATGGAAAAATTACAAAAGAGGAAATTTACACCCATCCCAAGAAAAACATTATAACAAGAGCGGTTGGCATTGAAGAAGACTTGGAAGTTGATATTTATGAGCTTATCAGAGAGGAGAGTAAGCACTACTACTTTTTACTCTGCACAGATGGACTTACTAACATGGTCTTTGATACCTACATACACAAGATATTTGAGGAGAATAGTTTTGATGAAATAGGCAAGAGATTAATAGAAAAGGCTCTTGAAGCAGGCGGAATTGACAATATAACCGTTGTCTACCTTTTGGTATGA
- the pknB gene encoding Stk1 family PASTA domain-containing Ser/Thr kinase: MDEFVIGNRYKVEEKLGSGGMSVVYKAKDAILNRYVAIKVLRSEFATDEEFLQRFRTEALAAASLSHPNIVSIYDVGEQDGMYYIVMEYVNGKTLKEFMKETGRLSPKDATTIAIQVLRALDHAHKKGIVHRDIKPQNILIDENGIIKVTDFGIARAVSTGTIINTNLTIGSVHYFSPEQARGGYVDSRSDLYSLGVVLYEMVTGVLPFDGDTPISIALKHLQEQPIKPTLYNPNIPKSLEAIILKAMQKDILLRYQSASEMIQDLKNSLIEPEGDFVRIESHENAATKQFQLEKIRSDDTAVDPKKESKEKRKDWIYVIAGILTALIIVAVGWLIFYNAIGKSLTYQEDNITMPDLVGFSIDDAKVKLDELGLKYSVEEQNDLSEKGTVINQEPAAGIKVKKDTTVKLTVSKGPEMVKVPDVVGLNIKDAQIELDNSGLSVEIKKDYSDKPVDTVIGQEPSANQLIEKNGTVILTVSLGPKIEKVLVPDVTGMNIVDAKDVLQKNGLNVGNITYKEVTDRESDIVISQSPSYGQQVVKGSTVDLIVTKKVEPKTTTKIIIKTVILPSDLQEANVKIVVSSNGNESIVFDRIVKKEETPLQVKIPITGPSTIRMYINDQLSTEETVE; this comes from the coding sequence ATGGATGAGTTTGTAATAGGTAACAGATATAAAGTTGAAGAAAAGTTGGGAAGCGGTGGAATGTCGGTTGTGTACAAAGCCAAAGATGCAATTTTGAACAGATATGTTGCCATAAAAGTTTTAAGATCAGAATTTGCAACAGACGAGGAATTTTTGCAACGGTTCAGAACAGAAGCGCTGGCAGCAGCATCTCTTTCGCATCCTAACATTGTATCAATCTATGATGTTGGTGAGCAGGACGGGATGTACTACATAGTTATGGAATATGTAAATGGCAAAACTCTAAAAGAGTTTATGAAAGAAACAGGCAGGCTCAGTCCAAAAGATGCAACAACCATTGCTATACAGGTTTTGAGAGCTTTGGACCATGCTCACAAAAAAGGTATTGTGCACAGGGATATAAAACCCCAAAATATTTTGATTGATGAAAATGGGATTATCAAAGTAACAGATTTTGGTATTGCACGGGCAGTTTCAACAGGCACCATTATAAACACAAATCTCACCATTGGTTCTGTTCACTATTTTTCTCCAGAACAGGCAAGAGGAGGATATGTGGACAGCAGGTCTGACCTGTACTCTCTTGGAGTTGTGCTTTATGAAATGGTAACAGGAGTTTTGCCGTTTGATGGAGATACTCCAATTTCTATTGCGCTAAAACACCTGCAAGAACAGCCGATAAAACCTACACTTTATAATCCCAATATACCAAAAAGCTTAGAAGCAATAATTTTAAAGGCAATGCAAAAAGATATTTTGCTGAGGTATCAATCAGCCAGTGAGATGATTCAAGATTTGAAAAATTCGCTCATTGAACCAGAGGGTGATTTTGTTAGGATAGAGTCGCATGAAAATGCTGCTACCAAACAGTTTCAGCTTGAAAAGATAAGATCAGATGATACTGCAGTAGACCCAAAAAAAGAGTCAAAAGAAAAAAGAAAAGATTGGATTTATGTTATAGCAGGGATTTTAACTGCACTTATTATTGTTGCGGTCGGTTGGCTGATATTTTATAATGCTATTGGAAAAAGCTTGACTTATCAAGAAGACAATATAACAATGCCAGACCTTGTAGGTTTTTCGATTGATGATGCGAAAGTAAAACTTGATGAGCTGGGGCTAAAATATTCGGTTGAAGAGCAAAACGACCTGTCTGAGAAAGGTACAGTTATAAATCAAGAACCTGCTGCAGGCATCAAGGTGAAAAAAGATACTACTGTCAAGCTCACTGTAAGCAAAGGGCCAGAAATGGTCAAAGTACCTGATGTAGTTGGGCTCAATATCAAAGATGCCCAGATAGAGCTTGATAACAGTGGCTTGAGTGTTGAGATAAAGAAAGATTATTCTGACAAGCCAGTGGACACTGTCATTGGGCAGGAACCTTCTGCAAACCAGCTCATAGAAAAAAACGGTACTGTAATTTTGACTGTTAGCTTAGGGCCAAAAATAGAAAAAGTATTAGTTCCAGACGTTACAGGAATGAATATAGTTGATGCCAAGGATGTTTTACAAAAAAATGGACTTAACGTCGGGAACATAACTTATAAAGAGGTCACAGACAGAGAGTCTGATATTGTTATCAGCCAATCACCATCTTACGGGCAGCAGGTTGTAAAAGGAAGCACTGTTGATTTAATAGTGACCAAAAAGGTTGAGCCAAAAACCACAACTAAGATAATCATAAAGACTGTAATTTTGCCTTCTGATTTACAAGAGGCAAATGTTAAGATAGTGGTTAGCTCAAATGGAAATGAGAGCATTGTATTTGATAGGATAGTGAAAAAAGAAGAGACTCCTTTACAGGTTAAAATTCCTATCACTGGACCGTCTACAATCAGGATGTATATAAATGACCAATTATCAACAGAAGAGACGGTGGAGTAG
- the rsgA gene encoding ribosome small subunit-dependent GTPase A, protein MQINGVIGKLIAGFYYVYDHAGNIYECRARGIFRKDDITPLVGDNVVIVEKSEGSYVIDKVLPRKNQLIRPQIANVDIAIVVVASVSPQVSLIALDKLLVNVLKEKVKPVICVNKIDLDDGKTFEMINRQYTVFDVIGVSAKTGEGIDKLKNYIQGRISVFAGQSGVGKSSILNCLIPGANLKVGEISKKIERGRHTTRVVELLRAGKDTYIADTPGFSSIEIIGLLRHELKYYYPEFYDFEGCKFPGCNHIFEPDCVVKAAVNEKKINFERYERYKQIFIQLPAQKEYD, encoded by the coding sequence ATGCAGATAAATGGGGTGATTGGAAAACTAATTGCTGGATTTTATTATGTTTATGACCATGCTGGAAATATATATGAATGCAGAGCAAGAGGGATTTTTAGGAAAGATGATATTACTCCGCTTGTAGGCGACAATGTGGTTATTGTAGAAAAAAGCGAAGGTTCATATGTTATAGATAAGGTTCTACCACGAAAAAATCAGCTTATCCGGCCACAAATTGCAAATGTAGATATTGCCATTGTAGTGGTTGCGTCAGTGTCGCCGCAGGTATCTTTAATCGCACTTGATAAACTTCTGGTAAATGTGTTAAAGGAAAAGGTAAAGCCTGTAATTTGTGTAAATAAAATTGATTTGGATGATGGAAAAACATTTGAGATGATAAATCGGCAGTACACTGTATTTGACGTGATAGGTGTATCTGCAAAGACCGGAGAAGGTATTGATAAACTCAAAAACTATATTCAGGGTAGAATCTCGGTTTTTGCTGGTCAGTCTGGTGTTGGGAAAAGTTCTATACTTAACTGTCTTATTCCAGGAGCTAACTTGAAAGTGGGTGAAATTTCTAAAAAAATTGAAAGAGGAAGACATACAACAAGGGTAGTAGAACTTTTGCGTGCAGGGAAAGATACCTACATTGCAGACACGCCAGGTTTTAGTTCAATTGAGATAATAGGACTTTTAAGACATGAGCTAAAATACTATTACCCGGAATTTTATGATTTTGAAGGATGTAAGTTTCCAGGTTGCAATCACATATTTGAACCTGACTGTGTAGTAAAAGCTGCAGTGAACGAGAAAAAAATAAATTTTGAAAGGTATGAAAGGTACAAACAGATATTTATACAACTTCCTGCACAAAAAGAGTACGATTAA
- the rimP gene encoding ribosome maturation factor RimP, with protein sequence MSKITKKVEELVKPILERYGFDLVDIEFKKEGKSHFLRVYIDKPGGITIDDCQLVSEELSEKLDIVDPIPFSYYLEVSSPGIDRPLVTDRDFIRNKGRVVDVFLSQPFLNRTKITGELVEKNEKSLVLIVGKEKIDIPVENIKKVKLAIRF encoded by the coding sequence ATGTCAAAGATAACAAAGAAAGTGGAGGAACTTGTAAAACCTATATTAGAAAGATATGGTTTTGACTTGGTGGATATTGAATTCAAAAAGGAAGGCAAAAGTCATTTTCTGAGAGTGTATATAGACAAACCCGGTGGAATTACAATAGATGATTGCCAGCTTGTCAGTGAAGAACTTTCTGAAAAGCTTGATATTGTTGACCCTATTCCATTTAGCTATTATTTAGAGGTCTCATCACCGGGTATTGACAGGCCTCTTGTCACTGACAGAGATTTTATAAGAAACAAAGGAAGAGTTGTTGATGTGTTTTTGAGTCAGCCTTTTTTGAACCGTACAAAGATTACAGGAGAGCTTGTGGAGAAGAATGAAAAATCCCTGGTTTTGATTGTGGGTAAAGAGAAGATAGACATACCTGTGGAAAACATAAAGAAGGTGAAGCTTGCGATAAGATTTTAA